A single genomic interval of bacterium harbors:
- a CDS encoding HAD-IB family phosphatase, with the protein MRISVFTDFDGTITAEDTLVHLLDHYVGPSWLEIERQVEAGTLTEEQGLQDEVALLRAPFAEAVERVLAEVPVDPGFAGFVRFCREREWPLAILSGGLAPLIRAVLEREGLGGVPFAANHLAFDADGRWRVVQAATPRINRLCNHCKSWHLAGAAAEGARTIYIGDGTTDRCPAGRADLVFAKGGLAAWLAERGVAHERFAGFAEIEAWFDSPAGLKWVLDRRSALLREARDDP; encoded by the coding sequence ATGAGGATCAGCGTCTTCACGGATTTCGACGGCACGATCACGGCCGAGGACACGCTCGTCCACCTGCTCGACCACTATGTGGGCCCGAGTTGGCTCGAGATCGAGCGGCAGGTGGAGGCGGGCACGCTCACCGAGGAGCAGGGCCTGCAGGATGAGGTGGCGCTGCTCCGCGCGCCCTTCGCGGAGGCCGTGGAGAGGGTGCTGGCCGAGGTGCCGGTCGATCCGGGCTTCGCCGGCTTCGTGCGCTTCTGTCGGGAGCGAGAGTGGCCGCTGGCGATCCTCTCGGGCGGCCTCGCGCCGCTGATCCGTGCGGTGCTGGAGCGCGAGGGGCTGGGCGGCGTGCCCTTCGCGGCGAACCACCTGGCCTTCGACGCCGACGGCCGCTGGCGCGTGGTGCAGGCGGCGACGCCGCGCATCAACCGGCTGTGCAATCACTGCAAGAGCTGGCACCTCGCCGGGGCCGCGGCGGAGGGCGCGCGGACGATCTACATCGGCGACGGCACCACGGACCGCTGCCCGGCGGGGCGCGCGGATCTCGTCTTCGCGAAAGGGGGCCTGGCCGCCTGGCTAGCGGAGCGCGGGGTCGCGCACGAGCGTTTCGCGGGCTTCGCCGAGATCGAGGCCTGGTTCGACTCGCCGGCGGGTCTGAAGTGGGTGTTGGACCGGCGATCGGCGCTACTGCGCGAAGCGCGTGACGATCCCTGA